One Mytilus trossulus isolate FHL-02 chromosome 5, PNRI_Mtr1.1.1.hap1, whole genome shotgun sequence DNA segment encodes these proteins:
- the LOC134717772 gene encoding heat shock 70 kDa protein 12A-like gives MGFDIFGQELLDKMKVDFPEDYLGLVRSFENVKRTLKPDKTGLVNITIPNTILDKLCQSELNDNIQNVVATSAFADYCKLYHDKFRMDASYAKSLFALSTENIVSLINSVMYESHAAEVGHILLVGGFAECKLVQEAVKVGFPDKHVTVPDEAGIAVLKGAVLFGYKPDSISSRITRYTYGVEVVRLFDNSKDSLRRKVYVDGNVLCDNVFQPFMKANTSVHIGKELKHTYGTSEEFQQSHFLPIYYTEKDNAEFIDEGGCLKLGEVEVEIPNPTKHSRDVDVIFHFGETEMSITAIDKESGKECKTTFEIQDFN, from the coding sequence ATGGGGTTTGATATTTTTGGTCAAGAACTATTAGACAAAATGAAAGTAGACTTTCCAGAGGATTATCTGGGTTTGGTCAGGTCTTTCGAAAACGTCAAAAGGACACTGAAACCAGACAAAACTGGTTTGGTTAATATAACAATTCCAAATACAATTTTAGATAAACTATGCCAGTCAGAACTAAACGACAATATCCAAAATGTCGTAGCAACGTCTGCGTTTGCTGACTACTGTAAGCTCTATCACGATAAATTTCGAATGGACGCATCGTATGCCAAATCGCTTTTTGCTCTTTCAACAGAGAACATTGTTTCTTTAATTAATTCTGTCATGTATGAAAGCCATGCCGCAGAAGTAGGACATATCCTACTTGTCGGTGGGTTTGCCGAATGCAAACTGGTTCAGGAAGCTGTTAAGGTAGGGTTCCCCGACAAACATGTCACCGTACCGGACGAAGCGGGAATAGCAGTTCTTAAAGGTGCCGTTTTGTTTGGATACAAACCGGATTCAATATCATCGCGCATAACAAGGTATACCTATGGTGTTGAAGTCGTGAGACTTTTTGACAATTCTAAAGATAGCTTAAGACGAAAAGTCTACGTCGATGGTAATGTTTTATGTGACAATGTATTTCAACCTTTCATGAAAGCAAATACATCGGTACATATAGGAAAGGAATTAAAACACACCTACGGTACGTCGGAGGAATTTCAGCAATCACATTTCCTGCCAATATATTATACAGAAAAAGATAACGCTGAATTTATCGACGAAGGTGGCTGCTTGAAACTCGGCGAAGTTGAAGTAGAGATACCGAATCCCACCAAACATTCTCGGGACGTAGATGTCATATTTCACTTTGGTGAAACAGAAATGTCTATAACAGCTATAGACAAAGAATCTGGTAAAGAGTGCAAAACTACCTTTGAAATTCAAGacttcaattaa